TTCGAAGCAACAGCAACGGTGGAATTTTGTGCAGGGTTGGTCACAACTCCTTGCTGTGCTGCATCCGCCTGGGTGATGGCATTACCACCGGTAATCGGTGTGCCAGACGCGTTGCCCACTTGCAGAGTTTGACCGACATTCAGGCCATACGGGGCCGGAACGTTATTGCGTTGTGCGAGGTCACGGAAATCGTTCCCGGTGATCCAGGCAATATAAAAAAGGGTATCGCCTTTCTTAACAGTATAGGTACTGCCGCCCGTGTAGCTACCTTTCGGAATATTCCCATACTTACGGTTGTACACAATACGACCGTTTTCCATCTGTACAGGCTGTTGCGCGACAGGCTGGATTTGCGTTGGCTGTGCGGTTGGTTGCTGCACCGGCTGGATCTGTGGCGTCTGCTGTACTGTCGACGTCGAGCCCATTTTGGGTGGAGGTGTAATCAGCATGCCGGAACTGGTGTTCGATGATGCACCGCCGTCAACCGAGCTGACCGGCGCTGGTGGATTCGAGGTGTTTGAACAACCTGCCAGCCATAATGAAACCAGTGACAATGCCGCAATGCGGCGAACGGTAAATTTGTGGCTTCCCGCGCTCATTTATCCCCCAGGAAAATTTGGTTAAATCTGTGACGTAATCACCGTGCAAGGCATCGACACGATACGCTGACTAATTCCAGAATATCCAGGAAAACTCCAGGTATTCATAGCCAGCATCTACGCAAGCTCCCCTTTTACTAAGGGAACGAAACGTACGGCCTCCACGGTATCGATAATAAATTCGCCTCCCCGACGACGCACCCGCTTCAAAAACTGGTGCTCATCGCCCACGGGTAAGACGAGAATGCCGCCCTCATCCAGCTGCATCATCAATGCGGTTGGGATCTCGGGTGGTGCTGCCGTAACAATGATAGCGTCAAACGGGGCTCGCGCCTGCCAACCTTGCCATCCATCACCATGCCGGGTTGAAACATTATGTAAATCAAGCTGCTTCAGGCGACGACGCGCCTGCCATTGCAAACCTTTAATGCGCTCAACGGAGCACACATGATGCACCAGGTGCGCCAGAATCGCCGTCTGGTAGCCAGAGCCGGTACCAATTTCCAGCACCCGAGACTGCGGCGTTAGCTCAAGCAATTCGGTCATCCGCGCAACCATATAGGGCTGCGAAATCGTCTGCCCCTGGCCAATCGGCAGGGCAATATTGTCCCAGGCCTTATGCTCAAACGCCTCATCAATGAATTTTTCACGCGGCACGGCGGCGAGCGCATCAAGAACAAGCTCATCTCTGATGCCCTGCGCACGTAATTGTTCAAGAAGAGTGTGTACGCGTCTGCTTACCATTGCGTGTCGGCTCCCACGCTGTCTAACCAGTCAGAAACCACCTCATGCGCGCCGTATGCGGTTAAATCAACATGCAGCGGCGTGATGGATACATAGCCTTCATCGACGGCGGCAAAATCCGTATCCGGCCCGGCATCGTACTTCTCACCCGGCGGCCCGATCCAATACAGCGTATTACCGCGCGGGTCCTGCTGGGGAATCACCTGATCCGCCGGATGGCGACTGCCGCAGCGGGTGACGCGAATACCTTTAATCTGATCCAGCGGTAAATCCGGCACGTTGATATTCAAAATGCGACC
The Citrobacter arsenatis DNA segment above includes these coding regions:
- the nlpD gene encoding murein hydrolase activator NlpD, with the protein product MSLVSLWLAGCSNTSNPPAPVSSVDGGASSNTSSGMLITPPPKMGSTSTVQQTPQIQPVQQPTAQPTQIQPVAQQPVQMENGRIVYNRKYGNIPKGSYTGGSTYTVKKGDTLFYIAWITGNDFRDLAQRNNVPAPYGLNVGQTLQVGNASGTPITGGNAITQADAAQQGVVTNPAQNSTVAVASKPTITYSEDSGEQSANKMLPNNKPAGTVVTAPVTAPAVSATESTASSTSTSSPISTWRWPTDGKVIENFAATEGGNKGIDIAGSKGQAIVATADGRVVYAGNALRGYGNLIIIKHNDDYLSAYAHNDTMLVREQQEIKAGQKIATMGSTGTSSTRLHFEIRYKGKSVNPLRYLPQR
- a CDS encoding protein-L-isoaspartate(D-aspartate) O-methyltransferase — protein: MVSRRVHTLLEQLRAQGIRDELVLDALAAVPREKFIDEAFEHKAWDNIALPIGQGQTISQPYMVARMTELLELTPQSRVLEIGTGSGYQTAILAHLVHHVCSVERIKGLQWQARRRLKQLDLHNVSTRHGDGWQGWQARAPFDAIIVTAAPPEIPTALMMQLDEGGILVLPVGDEHQFLKRVRRRGGEFIIDTVEAVRFVPLVKGELA